The following proteins come from a genomic window of Amphiura filiformis chromosome 16, Afil_fr2py, whole genome shotgun sequence:
- the LOC140136064 gene encoding uncharacterized protein, which translates to MATAAAGIRARIRPQKVDHPWPEPGEKTSWTDDEENEDEDPNLPFGGKVYLARKKKPDTLLVRILEALAVIGVILFIYYSYYHFDNLHFHVTHFYAHIGQSHAMHLVGQRYLYGKGVNRDMDKAMEWFRYAADRGHPHASHNLAVGHLQGYRTDVKDKGEAKELLKFAASKGVPEAEDALNRMCPYGDC; encoded by the exons ATGGCGACTGCGGCTGCAGGAATTCGTGCTAGAATTCGGCCGCAAAAAGTTGATCATCCGTGGCCAGAACCGGGCGAGAAAACATCTTGGACAGATGATGAAGAAAACGAAGATGAAGATCCAAATCTTCCATTTGGTGGGAAGGTGTACCTGGCCAGAAAAAAGAAACCAGACACGCTTTTAGTGAGGATTTTGGAA GCTCTTGCTGTAATTGGTGTCATCTTATTCATCTATTATTCCTACTATCATTTTGACAACCTGCATTTCCATGTCACCCATTTCTATGCACATATTGGACAATCACATGCCATGCATCTAGTGGGGCAGAGATACCTGTATGGGAAAGGGGTCAACAGAGACATGGATAAGGCAATGGAATGGTTTAG ATATGCAGCTGATAGAGGACACCCTCATGCATCTCATAATCTGGCAGTGGGACACTTACAGGGCTATAGAACAGATGTCAAAGATAAAGG GGAGGCCAAAGAGTTGCTGAAGTTTGCTGCATCTAAAGGAGTACCAGAAGCAGAAGATGCCTTGAATAGAATGTGCCCATATGGAGATTGCTAA